The DNA window TTTGCGCGCATGGTCCCGTTCGTGGGGAAATGATCATCCCTCGTTCCGTCAGGAGGACTCGGTGCCGGAGCCGATCGTGTCGCCCGAACTGGTCTCGCAGTGCGCGAGCTGTTTCGGGCTGTGTTGTGTGGCGTTACCGTTCGCGGCGTCGAGCGACTTCGCCGTGGACAAGGCCGGGGGGGTGCCCTGTACCAACCTGCTGGCCGACTTCCGGTGCGGGATCCACTCGGGGCTGCGCGAGCGCGGGTACGCGGGGTGCACGGTCTACGACTGTTTCGGGGCCGGTCAGAAGGTCTCACAGCAGACGTTCGCCGGACGGGACTGGCGCCGGAACCCCGCGACGGCGCACCGCATGTTCGACGCGTTCGCGGTGATGCGGCAGTTGCACGAGCTGCTGTGGTATCTGGACGAAGCGCTGCGGCTCGGCGCCGCCCGGCGGGTGCACTCCGATCTCGCGCGGTTGCGGACCGAGACGGCCGCGCTCACCGACTCCGACGCCGCGACGCTGGCCGGCCTGGACGTGGCGGGCCACCGCGAGCGGGTGAACCGGCTGCTGCTGGCGGCCAGCGAAGCGGTGCGGGCCTCGGCCCCGGGACGGCGGCGCAACCATCGCGGAGCCGATCTGATCGGTGCCGCGATGGCCGGCCGCGACCTGCGCGGGGCGAACCTGCGCGGGGCGTGGCTGATCGGCGCCGATCTGCGGCGCGCCGACCTGCGCCTCGCGGACCTGATCGGAGC is part of the Rhodococcus sp. SGAir0479 genome and encodes:
- a CDS encoding pentapeptide repeat-containing protein; the protein is MPEPIVSPELVSQCASCFGLCCVALPFAASSDFAVDKAGGVPCTNLLADFRCGIHSGLRERGYAGCTVYDCFGAGQKVSQQTFAGRDWRRNPATAHRMFDAFAVMRQLHELLWYLDEALRLGAARRVHSDLARLRTETAALTDSDAATLAGLDVAGHRERVNRLLLAASEAVRASAPGRRRNHRGADLIGAAMAGRDLRGANLRGAWLIGADLRRADLRLADLIGADLRGADLRGADLSDALFLTQFQVNAARGDARTALPAALTRPARWS